One window of the Crassaminicella thermophila genome contains the following:
- a CDS encoding M23 family metallopeptidase, with translation MNKLYRKINSNRQKISNHVKRKNYNNRGSQFYKRTLKQIVLCILIVLLVIFIKNINSPITNKTKDVIKISLTKEINLKKSIKQIMVYVKEIPKMHNKVTNVFNAFSKETNSSIKFIVPLKGEIISNYGESRDPILNIKTFQRGVDILVNKDESIVSVADGEIIQIGEGKSLGKYIKVKHKNNMVSFYANCSHVKVKKGQIVKKGEEIATIYKPNKNENTYLHFELWKEGKVVDPTKYIPFDRKIL, from the coding sequence ATGAACAAATTGTATAGAAAAATAAACTCAAATAGACAAAAGATATCTAATCATGTTAAAAGAAAAAATTATAATAATAGAGGAAGTCAATTTTATAAAAGAACTTTAAAGCAAATTGTACTATGCATATTGATCGTACTACTAGTCATTTTTATAAAAAATATAAATTCGCCAATTACAAATAAAACAAAAGATGTAATTAAAATTTCTCTTACGAAAGAAATAAATTTAAAAAAATCTATTAAACAAATAATGGTGTATGTAAAAGAAATACCCAAAATGCATAATAAAGTTACAAATGTATTTAATGCTTTTTCAAAGGAAACAAATTCAAGCATAAAATTCATAGTACCTTTAAAAGGAGAGATTATATCCAATTATGGAGAAAGTAGGGATCCAATATTAAATATAAAAACGTTTCAAAGAGGAGTAGATATATTAGTTAATAAGGATGAAAGTATTGTATCAGTTGCAGATGGGGAAATTATACAAATTGGGGAAGGAAAAAGTTTAGGAAAATACATAAAAGTAAAACATAAGAACAATATGGTATCTTTTTATGCTAATTGTTCACATGTAAAAGTAAAAAAAGGGCAAATAGTAAAAAAAGGAGAAGAAATTGCTACTATTTATAAGCCAAATAAAAATGAAAACACTTATTTACATTTTGAACTTTGGAAGGAAGGAAAAGTTGTTGATCCTACAAAATATATTCCTTTTGATAGGAAGATACTTTAA
- the lepB gene encoding signal peptidase I codes for MKNKLIKLLGTIIITIIFVAIVKILIFECIKINGNSMFPTLEDNERLIVNKFAYIISKPQKGDIILFKCPYDIKYKMVKRVVATEGDTIEIINGNLLINDHIIKESYVLNKTSDDFRKRVVPENTIFVLGDNRNNSKDSRFKDVGFIPLELVEGKCCYVIWPIKNFKKIR; via the coding sequence ATGAAAAACAAATTAATTAAATTGCTGGGAACTATAATTATTACAATTATCTTTGTGGCAATTGTTAAAATTTTAATTTTTGAGTGTATAAAAATTAATGGTAATTCTATGTTTCCTACTCTTGAAGATAATGAAAGATTAATTGTAAATAAATTTGCGTATATTATAAGTAAGCCTCAAAAAGGAGATATTATACTTTTTAAGTGTCCATATGATATAAAATATAAAATGGTAAAAAGAGTTGTGGCAACAGAAGGAGATACAATTGAAATTATTAATGGAAATTTGCTCATAAATGATCATATAATCAAAGAATCGTATGTTTTAAATAAAACATCAGATGATTTTCGTAAAAGAGTAGTTCCAGAAAATACAATTTTCGTTCTTGGAGATAATAGAAACAATAGTAAAGATAGTAGATTTAAAGATGTAGGATTTATTCCTTTAGAGTTAGTAGAAGGGAAATGTTGTTATGTAATATGGCCTATAAAAAACTTCAAAAAAATTAGATAA
- the rplS gene encoding 50S ribosomal protein L19 encodes MDIIKAIEQEQLKTDIPDFNVGDTVKVHLKIKEGNRERIQVFEGFVLKRQNGGARETFTVRRISYGVGVERTLPLHSPKIEKIEVVRRGKVRRAKLNYIRELRGKAAKIKEKKF; translated from the coding sequence ATGGATATAATTAAAGCTATTGAGCAAGAGCAATTAAAGACAGATATTCCTGATTTTAATGTTGGTGATACTGTTAAAGTACACTTAAAAATTAAAGAAGGAAATAGAGAAAGAATTCAGGTTTTCGAGGGTTTTGTCTTAAAAAGACAAAATGGTGGAGCTAGAGAAACTTTTACTGTTAGAAGAATTTCTTACGGTGTTGGTGTAGAGAGAACCTTACCATTACATTCACCAAAAATCGAGAAAATCGAAGTAGTTAGAAGAGGTAAAGTTAGAAGAGCAAAACTTAACTACATTCGTGAATTAAGAGGTAAAGCAGCAAAAATTAAAGAAAAGAAATTTTAA
- a CDS encoding YraN family protein → MVNSSRRNLGVLGEKIASEYLQKKHYRIIKSNFKCRFGEIDIIAYKNDTYIFVEVKTRSSLSFGRPIEAINTTKKNHLLKSGQYYIQISNLKDCNFRFDAIEIIISSPISPKVNHIKNIIQ, encoded by the coding sequence GTGGTGAATAGCAGTAGAAGAAATTTAGGTGTTTTAGGAGAAAAGATTGCATCAGAATATTTACAAAAAAAACACTATAGGATTATAAAATCAAACTTTAAATGTAGATTCGGAGAGATAGATATTATTGCATATAAAAATGATACATATATATTTGTTGAGGTTAAAACAAGAAGTAGCTTATCTTTTGGGAGGCCTATAGAAGCAATTAATACTACTAAGAAAAATCATCTGTTAAAATCAGGACAATATTATATTCAAATTTCCAATTTAAAAGATTGTAATTTTCGATTTGATGCTATTGAAATAATCATTTCTTCTCCAATATCTCCTAAAGTAAATCATATTAAGAATATAATACAGTAA
- a CDS encoding TIGR03960 family B12-binding radical SAM protein encodes MNKLDLEELLFEVEKPARYIGSEINSVKKSLDTIKIRYGFAFPDIYEVGMSHLGMHILYNILNENDEIFCERIFSPWIDMELALKEKNIPLFTLETHSPIGDLDFIGFTLQYELSYTNLLNILKLGHIPIRSKDRQERYPFIIAGGPCAYNPEPLADIVDIFVLGEAEEVIFEIIEKYKEWKERSATKKEFLEMIVDLDGVYIPSFYEVKYNDDNTIKEFVPKKESYPKEISKRIIKELDCVFYPKKVIVPFIDVVHDRAMVEIFRGCTRGCRFCQAGMLYRPIRERSIDKIKELAHELIKTTGYNELSLASLSTSDYSKINELIRYLIDEYGNKKIGLSLPSLRLDKFPLEVIEEIQKVRKTGLTFAPEAGSQRLRDVINKGITEKDLIETVKNAFSLGWNNVKLYFMIGLPTETYEDLDGIVDLAYKVVETFYSIPKEKRARGLNVTVSTSNFVPKGFTPFQWQPQDTIDVLKEKQEYLKSKFKHKNIKYNYHDTKTSFLEAVFARGDRRVGKVLIKAWENGCKFDGWRDHFQYEKWMEAFKESKVDPHFYANRKREYDEILPWDFINIGITKKFLIKENEKAKQEILTHDCRISCTGCGINQAFSGGVCNV; translated from the coding sequence ATGAACAAATTGGATTTAGAGGAGCTGCTATTTGAGGTTGAGAAGCCTGCAAGATATATAGGTAGTGAAATTAACTCGGTAAAGAAATCTTTAGATACTATTAAAATACGATATGGTTTTGCGTTTCCAGATATATATGAAGTAGGTATGTCTCACTTAGGGATGCATATATTATATAATATATTAAATGAAAATGATGAGATATTTTGTGAAAGAATTTTTTCACCTTGGATAGATATGGAATTAGCTTTAAAAGAAAAGAATATACCATTATTTACATTAGAAACACATAGCCCTATAGGAGATCTAGATTTTATAGGATTTACGCTTCAATATGAATTAAGTTATACAAATTTGTTAAATATACTTAAGTTAGGGCATATTCCTATAAGAAGTAAGGATAGACAAGAAAGATATCCTTTTATTATTGCAGGAGGACCATGTGCATATAATCCTGAGCCTCTTGCTGACATAGTAGATATTTTTGTGTTAGGAGAAGCAGAGGAAGTTATATTTGAAATAATAGAGAAGTATAAAGAATGGAAAGAACGTAGTGCTACAAAGAAAGAATTCTTAGAGATGATTGTTGATTTAGATGGGGTTTATATACCTTCCTTTTATGAAGTAAAATACAACGATGATAACACGATAAAAGAGTTTGTTCCTAAAAAAGAAAGTTATCCAAAGGAGATATCTAAAAGAATTATTAAAGAATTAGATTGTGTGTTTTATCCTAAGAAAGTAATCGTTCCTTTTATTGATGTTGTACATGATCGTGCTATGGTGGAAATTTTTAGGGGCTGTACAAGAGGTTGTAGATTTTGTCAAGCAGGCATGTTATATAGACCTATTCGTGAAAGATCAATTGATAAAATAAAAGAATTAGCACATGAATTGATTAAAACTACTGGTTATAATGAATTATCACTAGCATCATTAAGTACAAGTGATTATTCGAAAATCAATGAATTAATCAGATATCTAATAGATGAGTATGGTAATAAAAAGATTGGATTATCTTTACCATCTTTAAGATTAGATAAATTTCCATTAGAAGTTATTGAAGAAATTCAAAAAGTACGAAAAACAGGATTAACATTTGCTCCAGAAGCTGGATCACAGAGATTAAGAGATGTTATTAATAAGGGCATAACAGAAAAAGATTTGATTGAAACAGTAAAAAATGCATTTTCTCTTGGATGGAATAATGTAAAACTTTATTTTATGATTGGACTACCAACAGAAACTTATGAAGATTTAGATGGGATTGTTGATCTTGCTTATAAAGTTGTTGAAACTTTTTATAGTATACCAAAAGAGAAGAGAGCTAGAGGATTAAATGTTACAGTTAGTACATCAAATTTTGTACCAAAAGGTTTCACTCCTTTTCAGTGGCAACCACAGGATACTATCGATGTTCTTAAAGAAAAACAAGAGTATTTAAAGAGCAAATTTAAACATAAAAACATCAAATATAATTATCATGATACAAAAACAAGTTTCTTAGAAGCTGTTTTTGCAAGAGGAGATAGAAGAGTTGGAAAGGTACTAATTAAAGCATGGGAAAATGGATGTAAATTTGATGGATGGAGAGATCATTTTCAATATGAAAAATGGATGGAAGCTTTCAAAGAAAGTAAAGTAGATCCTCATTTTTACGCTAATAGAAAGAGAGAATATGATGAAATATTACCATGGGATTTTATTAATATAGGTATTACAAAAAAATTCTTAATAAAAGAAAATGAAAAAGCAAAGCAAGAAATATTAACACATGATTGTAGAATAAGTTGTACAGGTTGTGGAATTAATCAAGCATTTTCAGGTGGTGTATGTAATGTATAA
- a CDS encoding EscU/YscU/HrcU family type III secretion system export apparatus switch protein, whose product MEKKKKIAAALKYEQNENKAPVVIAKGEGYIAEKIKEIALELDIPTYKDEKLVKQLNNLAIGEEIPPELYQVVAEILTFIIQLDTKEAKLNK is encoded by the coding sequence ATGGAAAAAAAGAAAAAAATAGCAGCGGCATTAAAATATGAACAAAACGAAAATAAAGCACCTGTTGTTATTGCAAAAGGAGAAGGATATATTGCAGAGAAGATCAAAGAAATAGCATTAGAATTAGATATTCCGACTTATAAGGATGAAAAGCTGGTAAAGCAGTTAAATAATTTAGCTATTGGAGAAGAAATACCACCTGAGTTATATCAAGTAGTTGCAGAAATTTTGACTTTTATTATTCAATTAGATACAAAAGAAGCTAAACTTAATAAATAA
- the ylqF gene encoding ribosome biogenesis GTPase YlqF, with protein sequence MQQINWYPGHMKKTKELIQKNLKLVDVVIELLDARVPISSRNPQIDEIVVNKPRIIVLNKSDLANPNDTNKWIKYFKKLGVNAIAINSLSGTGLDKLMSEIHSAVKEKMDERIKKGLRKRPVRAMIVGIPNVGKSSIINRLTGKKSAKTGDKPGVTRGKQWVRLKGNIELLDTPGILWPKFEDQNVGLKLAFTGSIKDEILDIETIALRLIEYLCEKYPTYMKQRYKLSNIEDDGLKNMDNIAKNRGCIISGGRIDYTRVANVVIDEFRSGKIGKITLESPDDLESTIEE encoded by the coding sequence ATGCAACAAATAAATTGGTATCCAGGGCATATGAAAAAAACAAAAGAATTAATACAAAAAAATTTGAAATTAGTAGATGTAGTAATAGAATTATTAGATGCTAGGGTTCCTATTAGTAGTAGAAATCCTCAAATAGATGAAATTGTTGTGAATAAGCCTAGGATAATTGTTTTAAATAAAAGTGATTTAGCAAATCCTAATGATACGAATAAATGGATAAAATATTTTAAAAAACTTGGGGTAAATGCAATTGCAATAAATTCTCTAAGCGGTACAGGGTTAGATAAACTTATGTCAGAGATACATAGTGCTGTAAAAGAAAAGATGGATGAAAGAATAAAAAAAGGATTGCGTAAAAGACCAGTAAGGGCAATGATTGTAGGTATACCGAATGTTGGAAAGTCGTCTATTATTAATAGATTGACTGGAAAGAAAAGCGCAAAAACAGGTGATAAACCGGGTGTCACAAGAGGTAAACAGTGGGTAAGATTAAAGGGGAATATTGAGTTGTTAGATACTCCAGGTATTTTATGGCCAAAATTCGAGGATCAAAATGTGGGTTTAAAGTTAGCTTTTACAGGTTCAATAAAAGATGAAATTTTAGATATTGAAACAATAGCATTAAGGCTTATTGAATATCTATGTGAGAAATACCCTACATATATGAAACAAAGATATAAATTAAGCAATATAGAAGATGATGGATTAAAGAATATGGATAATATAGCTAAGAATAGAGGATGTATTATTTCAGGAGGAAGAATTGACTATACAAGAGTAGCAAATGTAGTAATAGACGAGTTTAGAAGTGGTAAAATAGGAAAAATTACGTTAGAATCACCAGATGATTTAGAAAGCACTATAGAAGAATAG
- a CDS encoding ribonuclease HII — MDFKNFSVKEINEFINKINVEEYSTYISLLERDGRQSVKKLGRKLEKRYEKFLSEKKRVQNLWKFENQLIDIGYKVVAGIDEVGRGPLAGPVVAAAVILPQNLFIEGINDSKKISLRKREEIFDIITRKALSIGIGIVDNKKIDEINILNATKLAMKKAVQKLSILPQYLLIDAVKLTDINIKQSAIMQGDSKSISIAAASIVAKVTRDKIMDRFHKIYPQYGFINHKGYGTKEHYKNIENYGISQIHRKSFLKNIMGDIENED; from the coding sequence ATGGATTTTAAAAATTTTAGCGTAAAAGAAATAAATGAATTTATAAATAAAATAAATGTAGAAGAATATAGTACATACATTTCTTTGTTAGAAAGGGATGGAAGGCAATCTGTTAAAAAGTTAGGAAGAAAATTAGAAAAAAGATATGAAAAATTTCTAAGTGAAAAGAAAAGGGTACAAAATTTATGGAAGTTTGAAAATCAGTTGATAGATATTGGATATAAAGTAGTTGCAGGAATCGATGAAGTAGGAAGAGGACCTCTTGCAGGGCCTGTAGTAGCAGCAGCAGTTATTTTACCACAGAATTTATTTATAGAAGGAATAAATGATTCAAAAAAAATATCCCTAAGAAAAAGAGAAGAAATTTTTGATATTATTACAAGAAAAGCTTTAAGTATTGGAATTGGAATAGTAGATAATAAAAAAATAGATGAGATAAATATATTAAATGCAACAAAACTGGCAATGAAAAAAGCAGTTCAGAAACTTTCTATATTGCCTCAATATTTGTTAATTGATGCAGTAAAATTAACCGATATAAATATTAAACAGAGTGCAATCATGCAAGGAGATAGTAAAAGTATATCAATCGCAGCAGCTTCTATTGTAGCAAAGGTAACAAGAGATAAAATTATGGATAGGTTCCATAAAATATATCCTCAATATGGTTTTATCAATCATAAAGGGTATGGAACTAAAGAGCATTATAAAAACATTGAGAATTATGGTATATCTCAAATACATAGAAAATCATTTTTAAAAAATATAATGGGTGATATAGAAAATGAAGATTAA
- a CDS encoding site-2 protease family protein: MRLMRLCEVDIKMNMFLCIFFVVFFVFGYIKYLVIAFFVILLHEGAHVYMGNLLGYKINSIEIFPFGGVVRMEADIAINPQHEIMIAISGPILNLIMVFLGYYILNIFQLSNEKFLFFIYSNLSIGIFNLLPILPLDGGRIGRAYLAYFIGFKKSTKFVVILSKVISCVLFLYGCYAVKYNKFNIYILLLAIFLYIAAHKEYKMAAFIFIKEVTQKRQHLLCNGVLNTKYLIAVKNTPIKDVMNQFVPRKYHIVTVMDADCKIIGVLTENDVLNGLVKYGLNASLEKLLKSG, encoded by the coding sequence ATGAGGCTGATGCGATTATGTGAAGTAGATATAAAGATGAATATGTTCTTATGTATTTTTTTTGTAGTATTTTTTGTGTTTGGTTATATTAAGTATTTAGTTATCGCCTTTTTTGTTATATTACTCCATGAAGGAGCTCATGTTTATATGGGAAATTTATTGGGATATAAGATTAACAGTATTGAGATTTTTCCGTTTGGAGGAGTCGTAAGAATGGAAGCAGATATTGCTATAAATCCACAACATGAAATAATGATTGCAATATCTGGACCAATTTTAAATTTGATAATGGTATTCTTAGGATATTATATATTAAATATTTTTCAATTATCTAATGAGAAATTTCTTTTTTTTATATATTCAAATTTAAGTATTGGAATTTTCAATTTGTTACCTATTCTTCCTCTAGATGGAGGAAGAATAGGTAGAGCCTATCTTGCATATTTTATTGGTTTTAAGAAATCAACTAAATTTGTAGTGATCTTATCGAAAGTGATTAGCTGTGTATTGTTTTTATATGGATGTTATGCTGTTAAATACAATAAATTTAATATATATATATTATTATTAGCCATCTTTTTATATATAGCGGCACATAAAGAGTATAAGATGGCAGCTTTTATTTTTATAAAAGAAGTAACTCAAAAAAGACAACATTTATTGTGTAATGGTGTATTGAATACAAAATATTTAATAGCAGTAAAAAATACACCAATAAAGGATGTTATGAACCAATTTGTGCCAAGAAAATATCATATAGTTACAGTAATGGATGCTGATTGTAAGATAATAGGTGTATTAACAGAAAATGATGTATTAAATGGACTAGTAAAATATGGATTAAATGCTTCCTTAGAAAAGTTGTTAAAGAGTGGGTAA
- a CDS encoding YifB family Mg chelatase-like AAA ATPase, translating into MLSRVLSCILNGLDGSITEVEVDISNGLPALNIVGLPDMAVKESKERVRSAIKNSGLEFPMKRITINLAPANTKKEGTHFDLPMALGILQASGQIENTDIEKFAFIGELSLNGSLNRVTGALPLVIALRNQGIKKIILPKWNAEEAAMIEDIEIYPFDSLIDIIKYFQGNFVVVPYKSNQKSSNQVISSYDIDFGDVVGQEMVKRAFQIAAAGGHNILMIGPPGSGKTMLARRFPTILPDMTYEEKLEVTKIYSVAGELSNQASLVKERPFRSPHHTISSVALVGGGRKPKPGEVSLAHYGVLFLDELPEFQRSVLEILRQPMEDEFVTISRVNTTLTYPSKFILVASMNPCPCGHYGDSLHQCTCSPMQIKKYLSKISGPLLDRIDMHIEVFPVKYDELTKEKTWKTSTQMKLDVDKARKIQLERYKKCNILFNSQLSPQLMKKYCKIGSEEKRLLEDAFHKLGLSARAYNRIIKLSRTIADLENSPQILVPHIAEAIQYRNLDRKFWDV; encoded by the coding sequence TTGCTATCTAGGGTCTTAAGTTGTATTTTAAATGGATTAGATGGTAGTATCACAGAAGTAGAAGTAGATATATCCAATGGATTGCCAGCTTTAAATATAGTTGGACTTCCAGATATGGCTGTTAAAGAATCAAAAGAGAGAGTTAGATCTGCAATAAAAAATTCTGGGCTTGAGTTTCCGATGAAAAGGATTACTATAAATTTAGCTCCTGCAAACACAAAAAAAGAAGGGACACATTTTGATTTACCTATGGCTTTAGGAATATTGCAAGCATCTGGTCAGATAGAAAATACAGATATTGAAAAATTTGCTTTTATTGGAGAATTGTCATTAAATGGGAGCCTAAATAGAGTAACAGGAGCATTACCACTTGTGATTGCATTAAGGAATCAAGGAATAAAAAAAATAATATTGCCTAAATGGAATGCAGAAGAAGCTGCAATGATTGAAGATATAGAAATTTATCCATTTGATAGTTTGATAGATATTATAAAATATTTTCAAGGAAATTTTGTAGTAGTTCCTTATAAATCTAATCAAAAAAGCTCAAATCAAGTGATTAGTAGTTATGATATAGATTTTGGAGATGTAGTTGGACAAGAAATGGTAAAAAGAGCATTTCAGATTGCTGCTGCAGGAGGTCATAATATTTTAATGATAGGGCCACCTGGTTCAGGAAAAACCATGTTAGCACGTAGATTTCCAACTATTCTTCCTGATATGACATACGAAGAAAAATTGGAAGTTACAAAAATATATAGTGTTGCAGGAGAATTATCTAACCAAGCATCTTTAGTAAAGGAAAGGCCTTTTAGATCTCCACACCATACTATATCTAGTGTTGCTTTAGTAGGTGGAGGTAGAAAGCCAAAGCCAGGAGAAGTATCATTAGCCCATTATGGTGTTTTGTTTTTAGATGAGCTTCCTGAATTTCAACGAAGTGTATTAGAGATATTAAGACAGCCTATGGAAGATGAATTTGTTACTATTTCTAGAGTAAATACAACATTAACATATCCATCTAAATTTATATTAGTAGCGAGTATGAATCCATGTCCATGTGGACACTATGGAGATTCATTGCATCAGTGTACTTGTTCACCAATGCAAATTAAAAAATATTTATCTAAAATTTCTGGGCCATTATTAGATAGAATTGATATGCATATTGAGGTCTTTCCAGTAAAGTATGATGAGTTAACAAAAGAAAAGACATGGAAAACTTCTACTCAAATGAAATTAGATGTTGACAAAGCAAGAAAAATACAGCTAGAAAGGTATAAAAAATGCAATATTTTATTTAATTCTCAGCTTTCTCCTCAATTAATGAAAAAGTATTGTAAAATAGGCTCTGAAGAAAAAAGGTTGCTAGAGGATGCTTTTCATAAGTTAGGATTGAGTGCTAGAGCATATAATAGAATAATTAAACTTAGTAGGACTATTGCAGATTTAGAAAATAGTCCACAGATTTTAGTACCACATATTGCAGAAGCTATTCAATATAGAAACCTTGATAGAAAATTTTGGGATGTATAA
- a CDS encoding TIGR03936 family radical SAM-associated protein, translated as MYKVRMRFSKNGYMIFISHLDLVRMVERVLRRANIPIAFTQGFNPHPKISFATALALGVSSDGEYIDIEIQEKIDLSILKNRINEQLPDGIKIIKCKYIDVKSKALMAIVEQSKYMVRCSLKNDVSEELLRREILNFMRNEEILMHKIIKKKNKEKKKEINIRPLIKNLEFVSKDHLQCIFSMIVATGSKGNLKPEVVIEKLIEKTEIPILLQKIRIHRLELYGVIDGELVTPFEITR; from the coding sequence ATGTATAAAGTAAGAATGAGATTTAGTAAAAATGGTTATATGATATTTATTTCTCATCTAGATTTAGTAAGAATGGTAGAGAGAGTATTAAGAAGAGCAAATATACCAATAGCTTTTACACAAGGATTTAATCCTCATCCTAAGATTTCATTTGCTACGGCTTTAGCTCTAGGGGTATCAAGTGATGGAGAATATATAGATATAGAGATACAGGAAAAAATAGATTTATCTATTTTAAAGAATAGAATAAATGAACAACTACCTGACGGAATTAAAATTATAAAGTGTAAATATATAGATGTAAAAAGTAAAGCACTTATGGCTATTGTAGAGCAGTCAAAATACATGGTAAGATGTTCACTAAAAAATGATGTAAGTGAAGAATTATTAAGAAGAGAAATATTAAACTTTATGAGAAATGAAGAAATACTGATGCATAAAATAATCAAGAAAAAAAATAAAGAAAAAAAGAAGGAAATAAACATAAGACCCCTTATTAAAAATTTAGAATTTGTAAGTAAAGATCATTTACAATGTATCTTTAGTATGATTGTAGCAACAGGAAGTAAGGGAAATTTAAAACCTGAAGTAGTAATAGAAAAATTAATAGAAAAAACAGAAATACCTATATTGTTGCAAAAAATTAGAATTCATAGATTGGAGTTATATGGAGTTATAGACGGAGAACTAGTAACACCGTTTGAGATAACTAGGTAA
- a CDS encoding Rne/Rng family ribonuclease, which produces MNEIIVDSSLNQTRVALLEDKELVELYIERENNKRTVGNIYKGRVTNVLPGMQAAFVDIGLDKNAFLFVKDAISHEMASDRRISIKDVIKNGQEVIVQVVKEPIGTKGARVTTHITLPGRYLVIMPYVDYIGISRRISNEDERERLRNLIEGLKPNNMGIIVRTAGEGKEEKELKEDLKFLLKLWQKIDKEKNLGFAPRIIHRDLDLIHRTIRDMFTRDIHKFVINDKEKYNSVTELVELIAPNLKERVEYFDIDMNIFDYYNIESMIKNALSRKVWLKSGGYLVIDQTEAFTVIDVNTGKYVGSIDLEDTVLKINKEAAEEIAKQMRLRDIGGIIIVDFIDMNDQKGEKEVLNVLEKALQKDRTKTNVLGITQLGLLEMTRKKIRGRIGSIMQKKCPYCEGTGKVLSEYTVIQSLEKEVKRTAVHTNAEAILIELSPSVMEVLEAEGNRFIRELEKVTEIKIFIVGKEHIHTNNFNVKEIGKIEKIKTIVESYKE; this is translated from the coding sequence ATGAACGAAATCATAGTCGATTCCAGCTTAAACCAAACACGTGTTGCTTTGTTGGAAGACAAAGAATTAGTAGAATTATACATTGAGAGAGAAAATAATAAAAGGACAGTAGGGAATATCTATAAAGGGCGAGTTACAAATGTTTTACCAGGTATGCAAGCAGCTTTTGTAGATATTGGACTTGATAAAAATGCATTTTTATTTGTAAAAGATGCTATATCACATGAAATGGCTAGTGACAGAAGAATTTCTATAAAAGATGTTATTAAAAATGGACAAGAAGTTATTGTACAAGTAGTTAAGGAACCTATAGGCACAAAAGGAGCGAGAGTTACAACCCATATAACTTTGCCTGGAAGGTACTTAGTTATAATGCCATATGTAGACTATATAGGAATTTCTAGAAGAATTAGTAATGAAGATGAAAGAGAACGTTTAAGAAATCTAATTGAAGGGTTAAAACCAAATAATATGGGGATTATTGTGAGAACTGCTGGAGAAGGGAAAGAAGAAAAAGAATTAAAAGAAGATTTAAAGTTTCTATTAAAATTATGGCAAAAGATTGATAAAGAAAAAAACTTAGGATTTGCACCAAGGATTATTCATAGAGATTTGGATTTGATACATAGAACGATTAGAGATATGTTTACTAGAGATATTCATAAATTTGTTATTAATGATAAAGAAAAATATAATAGTGTTACAGAGTTAGTAGAACTTATAGCACCTAACTTAAAGGAAAGAGTAGAGTATTTTGATATAGATATGAATATTTTTGACTATTATAATATAGAAAGTATGATTAAGAATGCATTATCAAGAAAAGTGTGGTTAAAAAGTGGAGGATATCTTGTTATAGATCAGACAGAAGCTTTTACTGTTATAGATGTAAATACAGGTAAATATGTAGGAAGTATTGACTTAGAAGATACTGTTTTAAAAATAAATAAAGAGGCAGCAGAGGAAATTGCCAAACAGATGAGGTTGCGTGATATTGGAGGTATTATTATTGTTGATTTTATAGATATGAATGATCAAAAAGGCGAAAAAGAAGTATTAAATGTGTTGGAAAAAGCATTACAAAAAGATAGAACAAAAACAAATGTATTAGGAATAACACAATTGGGATTATTAGAAATGACTAGAAAAAAAATAAGAGGACGAATAGGGTCTATTATGCAAAAAAAATGTCCTTATTGTGAAGGTACTGGAAAAGTATTATCTGAATATACAGTTATTCAAAGCTTAGAAAAAGAAGTAAAAAGAACAGCTGTGCATACAAATGCTGAAGCTATATTAATAGAATTATCTCCTTCTGTTATGGAAGTTTTAGAAGCAGAAGGAAATAGATTTATAAGAGAATTAGAAAAAGTAACAGAAATTAAAATTTTTATTGTAGGAAAAGAACACATTCATACTAATAATTTTAATGTAAAGGAAATCGGAAAAATAGAAAAAATTAAAACTATAGTGGAATCGTATAAAGAATAA